A single Brevundimonas sp. M20 DNA region contains:
- a CDS encoding P-loop NTPase fold protein, with the protein MDPFARAVAQSLTTMSAPEGVVVAISGPWGAGKSSAVNLVRHHLQRSVDDGSLVIVPFNPWWFPGSDALTLSFFQELSAAIGPSLPSKLRNSLAALGQGVSAVGAFAGAIASLGSPGIGDLFSKGAALIGRASKQERTIDEEHRQIAKALREQSKRFVVVIDDIDRLSPDDALTIFRLVKSVGRLPNVIYLLAFDRQIAERIVAERFPSEGPSYLEKIIQRFFPLPPPVQMTLNQLVVESAVKVMGDVPERQVVRFWNVFHDVIAPIIRTPRDVVRLVNHIATGWPAVEGNVDRADFLAISALELAEPEIYARIRANPDRLCGVRQQNDGGRQGDIGHEYDELLGLADRPERDRRRLRIALRRLFPRLDAVWSNTWHAGDEWRRDRQIASLEHFRSYVSFAVSDDVASAQTIQGIVEHAADGDFIRNELVRATAEEQRGGGTQAALILNELRYAAQDIAEGDVAPFVATLFEIADTLDVDADRQRGFAGMGNNQLRIYWLLNRLVQDRFDQPAREEIYRAAMENASLDWALDFAESCLAEHTPREGRRVSDNPRVSEAVARELRDIALRKLRTAAETAAFSTSPKLISILFAWWRLNGNDAAEIRTWTDEQLGSDAFVIALAADLPSESWSFGAGWDGMGDRVQRRTLRVNLQPLADILDTARLEARVADLLEGDTLDEQARERLVLYRDTPRGRHDIGPGRADEEDDED; encoded by the coding sequence TTGGATCCGTTCGCTCGGGCTGTTGCACAAAGCCTGACGACGATGAGCGCCCCGGAGGGAGTCGTTGTTGCGATCAGCGGCCCTTGGGGGGCAGGCAAAAGCAGCGCCGTCAATCTAGTCAGGCATCACCTCCAACGTTCGGTTGACGACGGCTCGCTTGTGATTGTGCCGTTTAACCCGTGGTGGTTTCCCGGCTCCGATGCGCTGACGCTATCGTTCTTCCAAGAGCTAAGCGCCGCCATCGGCCCGTCACTTCCATCCAAGCTGCGCAACTCCTTGGCCGCGCTTGGTCAAGGCGTGTCCGCTGTCGGTGCATTTGCTGGCGCTATCGCCAGCTTGGGCTCACCAGGGATCGGCGATCTGTTTTCAAAGGGAGCTGCGCTCATTGGGCGAGCCTCAAAACAGGAACGCACGATCGACGAGGAGCATCGCCAGATAGCCAAGGCCTTGAGAGAGCAAAGCAAGCGTTTCGTCGTCGTTATCGATGATATCGACAGGCTCAGCCCCGACGACGCGCTCACTATCTTTCGCTTAGTCAAATCCGTCGGACGGCTACCGAACGTGATCTATCTCTTGGCGTTTGATCGTCAGATTGCGGAGCGGATCGTTGCCGAGCGGTTCCCCTCCGAAGGCCCCAGCTATCTGGAAAAGATCATTCAGCGCTTTTTCCCGCTGCCACCGCCTGTGCAGATGACGCTCAACCAACTGGTCGTCGAGTCGGCTGTGAAAGTGATGGGCGATGTCCCTGAGCGGCAAGTAGTGCGTTTCTGGAACGTCTTCCACGATGTCATCGCGCCAATTATCCGGACGCCACGCGATGTGGTGCGACTGGTCAATCACATTGCGACAGGCTGGCCTGCCGTCGAGGGCAATGTCGATAGGGCGGACTTCCTGGCAATCAGTGCGCTCGAGCTTGCAGAGCCGGAAATCTACGCGCGAATTCGTGCAAATCCTGATCGGCTTTGCGGTGTTCGCCAGCAGAACGACGGAGGCCGCCAAGGCGACATCGGGCACGAGTATGATGAACTGCTCGGCTTGGCGGATCGGCCGGAACGTGACCGCCGTCGCCTCCGTATCGCCCTTCGCCGTCTGTTTCCCCGCCTCGATGCCGTCTGGAGCAACACTTGGCACGCCGGTGATGAGTGGCGTCGCGACCGTCAGATTGCATCCCTGGAACATTTCCGCAGCTACGTTTCGTTCGCGGTCTCTGATGACGTTGCATCCGCGCAAACGATTCAGGGAATCGTTGAGCATGCTGCTGACGGTGACTTCATCCGGAATGAGCTGGTTCGCGCGACAGCCGAAGAGCAGCGTGGTGGCGGTACGCAGGCAGCGCTCATCCTTAATGAACTGCGCTATGCCGCTCAGGACATCGCTGAAGGTGACGTTGCCCCATTCGTAGCGACCCTATTTGAGATCGCGGACACCCTTGATGTCGATGCCGACCGGCAACGAGGGTTTGCCGGTATGGGAAACAACCAACTTCGCATCTACTGGCTGCTCAATAGGCTGGTGCAAGACAGATTTGACCAACCCGCTCGCGAGGAAATCTACCGGGCGGCGATGGAGAATGCGTCGCTAGACTGGGCCTTGGATTTCGCTGAGAGCTGTCTGGCTGAGCACACCCCGCGGGAGGGCCGGCGAGTCAGCGACAATCCTCGTGTCAGCGAGGCGGTGGCGAGAGAGCTGCGAGATATCGCTCTTCGTAAACTTCGAACGGCGGCGGAGACGGCTGCCTTCTCAACCAGCCCCAAGCTGATCTCGATCCTGTTTGCTTGGTGGAGATTGAACGGCAATGACGCCGCGGAAATACGCACGTGGACGGATGAGCAGCTTGGCTCCGATGCTTTCGTCATCGCCTTGGCAGCCGACCTTCCCTCCGAATCTTGGTCATTTGGTGCGGGTTGGGATGGGATGGGGGATCGAGTCCAGCGTCGAACGCTGCGGGTCAATCTCCAACCTTTAGCGGATATCTTGGATACAGCGCGTTTAGAGGCTCGTGTCGCCGACTTGCTTGAGGGAGACACGCTAGACGAACAGGCACGAGAGAGGCTCGTCCTCTACCGCGACACGCCCAGAGGGCGTCACGATATTGGGCCTGGCAGAGCCGACGAGGAAGACGATGAGGATTGA
- a CDS encoding helix-turn-helix domain-containing protein gives MAEGSIMLPAATGSVTGGRLLFPVMPAPGETLPGYLLRNVEPNFLSNIRPLLSVAGVDVALAGNCIDKLSRVAGRLYDSFGVPEDAWNGLWGVESERGGRRRLGGVWLTPDQVESGRRRVPPSHVPGAPDKAIWMVRDLGFCPASWEMLIDRCPRPTCNLLTWMSATSLHVCGHCRTPVSEQKRLTVPRAFRPALSWLVGLFGDDAEQERSMKALPPMFGAETPTDAYELVLGIARPLRVARDLSIHGRVNLELPDVARACRYLLDHPRSHWDLHQQTDGVISAFRARMETQLRLSQRPAVRSDLIRVLQYGWPGKSKVDPVWETEWVSVTEAAAILRLERRKVRSLIDAGLLHEDSKLGGEYRLHSSLRRVSVDRLRGELMAQMSLREFQALTGLSRSAVEQLLGLGLLAETTSAAAKLVYQGLHIERESAEALLEGLAVASEVDPCEGSVPIWEVMRGVGGRPKPWARLLRAALDGELPGGLRGVPGSKITDLTLHPVTARHLVMGGVDAGHPFEFQAGDLGQWERLDMASSEVEEYLNCTAQDVCWLRQRKYLQSLSAKGEVAQYARHEVEAVGRRMITTREIAARIGKPPAKLWPELQAFSVGGSLGQGFYERALIEPWMAPA, from the coding sequence ATGGCTGAGGGATCGATCATGTTGCCTGCGGCGACGGGATCGGTGACGGGGGGGAGGCTTCTCTTCCCCGTCATGCCCGCGCCAGGGGAGACCTTGCCTGGGTATCTTCTTCGGAACGTAGAGCCCAACTTCCTGTCCAACATCCGTCCCTTGCTCAGCGTCGCGGGCGTTGATGTCGCTCTCGCCGGAAACTGTATCGATAAGCTGAGCCGAGTGGCCGGGCGCCTATACGACAGCTTCGGCGTTCCGGAGGACGCTTGGAACGGGTTGTGGGGCGTCGAAAGTGAGCGGGGCGGTCGCCGTCGGCTAGGCGGAGTCTGGCTTACTCCGGATCAGGTCGAGAGTGGTCGGCGCCGCGTACCGCCAAGCCATGTCCCGGGCGCGCCGGACAAGGCCATCTGGATGGTGCGCGACTTGGGGTTCTGCCCGGCCAGCTGGGAGATGTTGATCGACCGCTGCCCTCGCCCGACCTGCAATTTGCTGACCTGGATGAGCGCGACCTCCCTGCACGTTTGCGGTCACTGCAGGACGCCGGTGTCTGAGCAAAAGCGGCTCACAGTGCCGAGAGCGTTTCGGCCGGCGCTCAGCTGGTTAGTGGGCCTGTTCGGCGATGATGCTGAGCAGGAGCGGTCGATGAAGGCTTTGCCGCCGATGTTCGGCGCTGAAACGCCGACCGACGCCTATGAGCTCGTGCTGGGTATCGCTCGTCCGCTTCGCGTAGCTCGCGATCTCTCGATACATGGACGGGTAAATCTGGAGCTTCCCGACGTCGCGAGGGCCTGTCGTTACCTCCTGGATCATCCTCGGTCGCACTGGGATTTGCATCAGCAGACCGATGGCGTCATTTCGGCTTTTCGCGCGCGGATGGAAACGCAGCTTCGGCTTTCACAGCGCCCCGCAGTCAGGTCCGACTTGATCCGCGTCCTGCAGTACGGTTGGCCTGGGAAGAGCAAGGTCGATCCGGTGTGGGAAACCGAATGGGTAAGCGTGACGGAGGCGGCGGCTATACTTCGCCTGGAGCGGCGCAAGGTTAGGTCACTCATCGATGCGGGCCTGCTTCATGAAGATAGCAAGCTAGGCGGCGAGTACCGGTTGCACAGTTCGCTCCGCAGGGTGAGCGTGGATAGGCTCCGAGGCGAGCTGATGGCGCAAATGTCGCTGAGGGAGTTTCAGGCCCTCACGGGCCTGAGCCGATCTGCCGTCGAACAACTTCTCGGGCTCGGCCTACTTGCCGAAACGACCAGTGCGGCGGCGAAGCTGGTTTATCAGGGGCTTCATATCGAACGGGAAAGTGCTGAGGCGCTTTTGGAGGGCCTAGCGGTCGCGTCCGAAGTTGATCCTTGTGAAGGGAGCGTGCCGATCTGGGAGGTCATGCGCGGGGTCGGAGGGCGACCGAAGCCTTGGGCACGCCTATTGCGGGCTGCCCTCGATGGCGAACTGCCGGGCGGACTGCGAGGTGTGCCTGGCAGCAAGATCACCGATCTGACCCTTCATCCTGTAACGGCGCGGCACTTGGTCATGGGCGGGGTCGATGCCGGTCATCCGTTCGAGTTTCAGGCTGGCGATCTGGGGCAGTGGGAGCGGCTCGACATGGCCTCGTCCGAAGTCGAGGAGTACCTGAACTGCACGGCCCAAGACGTGTGCTGGCTTCGACAGCGGAAATATCTCCAGTCGCTGAGCGCCAAGGGCGAGGTCGCACAATACGCCAGGCATGAGGTCGAGGCTGTGGGGCGAAGGATGATCACGACGCGAGAGATCGCCGCTCGTATCGGAAAGCCGCCCGCTAAGCTCTGGCCGGAACTACAGGCCTTCAGTGTCGGAGGGAGCTTGGGGCAAGGCTTCTACGAACGAGCTCTCATCGAGCCTTGGATGGCGCCGGCATGA